One stretch of Methanococcus voltae PS DNA includes these proteins:
- a CDS encoding helix-turn-helix domain-containing protein: protein MKSNIRDIILRIIEFREITGISIDEMAEYLHITSEQYRAYENGDADIPASMLCEIAHKFNVDLSLLLTGKDTKMHIFSVTRKNQGVIVNRRKEYKYENLAFNLTHKKAEPFIVTVDPREDGTRPSDNSHLGQEFIYVLEGLLKVYINNNEIILNEGDSMFFDSTYEHAMEALEGKKAKFLDLLV from the coding sequence ATGAAAAGCAATATTAGAGATATTATTTTAAGGATTATTGAGTTTAGAGAAATTACAGGAATTAGCATTGATGAAATGGCAGAATATTTGCATATAACTTCAGAACAGTATCGCGCCTACGAGAATGGCGACGCTGATATACCAGCGAGCATGTTATGTGAAATAGCACATAAATTTAATGTAGATTTAAGTCTACTGCTGACCGGTAAAGATACGAAAATGCACATATTTTCTGTAACACGTAAAAATCAAGGCGTAATAGTAAACAGGCGTAAAGAATACAAATACGAGAATTTAGCATTTAATTTAACACATAAAAAAGCAGAACCGTTCATAGTAACTGTAGACCCACGAGAAGACGGTACAAGACCATCAGACAACTCACACTTGGGTCAGGAATTTATATACGTACTTGAAGGTTTGCTCAAAGTTTACATCAATAATAATGAAATTATATTAAATGAAGGCGATTCAATGTTCTTTGATTCAACATATGAACACGCAATGGAAGCTTTAGAAGGTAAAAAAGCTAAATTTTTAGATTTACTTGTATAA
- a CDS encoding ABC transporter ATP-binding protein — translation MIVSVDGVEFKYKCSKILENIQFNVDEGQVVSILGVNGAGKSTLLKCINRIISPKKGTIMIENNSLDTLGRLDLAKKVGYVPQRSEGNYMTVFDTLLLGRKPHIKWEVSNKDIEITERVLKLLDLEKHALRNTNELSGGELQKVIIGRALVQEPKVILLDEPTNNLDLKNQLEVMKIIKDISRTQNITSIIVMHDLNLALQYSDKFLLLKDGNIYAEGGNETINSESIEKVYGVEAGIHDVNGVKMVIPIY, via the coding sequence ATGATAGTTTCAGTAGATGGGGTAGAATTCAAATACAAATGTTCTAAAATACTTGAAAATATACAGTTTAACGTAGACGAAGGACAAGTAGTTTCTATATTGGGAGTAAACGGTGCTGGAAAAAGTACTTTGTTAAAATGTATAAATAGAATCATAAGTCCTAAAAAAGGAACCATTATGATTGAGAACAACAGTTTAGACACTTTAGGAAGGTTAGACCTTGCCAAAAAAGTTGGATACGTCCCTCAAAGGTCAGAAGGTAATTATATGACCGTATTTGATACCTTGCTATTAGGTAGAAAGCCACACATAAAGTGGGAAGTTTCAAATAAAGACATAGAAATAACAGAGAGAGTTTTAAAACTTTTAGACCTTGAAAAGCACGCTTTGAGAAACACAAATGAATTGAGTGGCGGGGAATTGCAAAAAGTAATTATAGGTCGAGCATTGGTTCAAGAACCTAAGGTAATCTTATTAGATGAACCTACAAATAATTTAGACCTTAAAAATCAGCTTGAAGTCATGAAGATTATTAAAGATATCTCAAGAACTCAAAATATAACTTCTATAATAGTTATGCACGATTTAAACCTTGCTTTACAGTATTCAGATAAATTTTTACTGTTAAAAGATGGTAATATTTACGCAGAAGGTGGAAATGAAACCATCAACAGTGAAAGTATCGAAAAAGTTTACGGTGTTGAAGCAGGCATACATGATGTAAACGGTGTAAAAATGGTTATACCGATTTATTAA
- a CDS encoding DJ-1/PfpI/YhbO family deglycase/protease, which produces MTVLLVIAQKDFRDEELFEPLQVFQSKNNIATNVVSNEVGEHVGMLGRKITTNKTIDDVKSSDYNAIVVVGGSGSREYLWNNETLLKLINEFNDDKKVVSAICISPVVLAHAGILNGKNATVFEDNESIEEMKKSGANLLNDGVVVDGNIVTAKGPQVAKEFGEKVLELIENL; this is translated from the coding sequence ATGACTGTATTATTAGTAATTGCACAGAAAGATTTTAGGGATGAAGAATTGTTCGAACCATTGCAAGTTTTCCAAAGTAAAAATAACATTGCAACAAATGTCGTGTCTAATGAAGTAGGTGAACACGTGGGAATGTTGGGACGTAAAATAACTACAAATAAAACAATTGATGACGTAAAATCATCAGATTATAACGCAATCGTGGTAGTAGGCGGTTCAGGTTCGAGGGAATACTTATGGAACAATGAAACCCTTTTAAAACTTATAAATGAATTTAACGACGATAAAAAAGTAGTTTCCGCTATTTGTATTTCCCCGGTAGTTTTGGCACATGCAGGTATTTTAAATGGTAAGAATGCGACCGTTTTTGAGGACAACGAAAGTATCGAAGAGATGAAAAAGTCAGGGGCAAACTTATTAAATGATGGTGTTGTAGTTGATGGAAATATTGTAACTGCAAAAGGACCGCAAGTTGCAAAAGAATTTGGGGAAAAAGTTCTCGAATTAATTGAAAATCTATAA
- a CDS encoding FmdE family protein, whose protein sequence is MDETYQKVLEFHGHECPGIATGYRVAKYILENFSKESEDEELVAIVENNACGVDAIQVMLSCTFGKGNIKFVDHGKMAFTFYCRETGKGLRIYVKGVESDAERKKYSYYLGRDLNEQEAKELAEFRKDVISRILNAEADDLFKIEEVTIKEPKKARIYNSLVCENCGEYFMEIKGRTIDDKVVCKDCFNKIVHMEQ, encoded by the coding sequence ATGGACGAAACGTATCAAAAAGTTTTAGAATTTCATGGTCATGAATGTCCAGGGATTGCTACAGGATATAGAGTAGCAAAATACATATTGGAAAACTTCAGTAAAGAATCAGAAGACGAAGAATTAGTTGCTATTGTTGAAAATAACGCTTGCGGTGTAGATGCTATCCAAGTAATGCTTAGTTGTACCTTTGGGAAAGGTAACATTAAGTTTGTAGACCATGGTAAAATGGCATTTACTTTTTACTGCAGGGAAACCGGCAAAGGTTTAAGAATCTATGTTAAAGGCGTTGAAAGCGATGCAGAAAGAAAAAAATATAGTTACTATCTTGGTAGAGACTTAAATGAACAAGAAGCTAAAGAATTAGCAGAATTTAGAAAAGATGTTATTTCAAGAATTCTTAATGCTGAAGCTGATGATTTATTTAAAATTGAAGAAGTAACAATTAAAGAACCTAAAAAAGCAAGAATATACAACTCTTTAGTATGCGAAAACTGTGGCGAATACTTTATGGAAATTAAAGGAAGAACCATTGACGATAAAGTAGTATGTAAAGATTGCTTTAATAAAATAGTACATATGGAACAATAA
- a CDS encoding ABC transporter substrate-binding protein has product MKLTHSNNWKKISKLSVFAVIMALLMVTVSMAGCIGGGADENVKTTGTDAGNKQVGADASSDLIEIVDTQGRTVKIPKTVNRVVCSGAGALRQISYLKATDLVVGVETIDHDSAFGRPYTIANYETFKELPITGLGGGKDVGNGPYPEATLVVKPDVVFVVNIDATKADSIQEKLGIPVVVLAYDEITNFNDEKLFNSLTIAGKILDRNERAEELINIFKDYQADLTKRTAGVTEKPTVYVGGICNRGSHGVDSTKGIFPPFEAIGLHNIVTKPGHSFINPETLVAENPDYIFIDEGSFENIEKDYNENPEYYASLGAFQNGKVYCTLPYTYYSTNYGTAIVDAYYIGKVVYPEQFADINPEEKADEIYTAIVGKPVYNEMAKTYGGFAKFDELVNKN; this is encoded by the coding sequence TTGAAATTAACACACTCGAATAATTGGAAAAAAATATCCAAGTTATCCGTTTTTGCAGTCATTATGGCACTTTTAATGGTGACAGTTAGCATGGCAGGCTGTATCGGTGGCGGTGCAGATGAAAATGTTAAAACTACAGGAACAGATGCTGGAAACAAACAAGTTGGCGCAGATGCTTCAAGTGACTTAATAGAAATTGTAGATACGCAGGGAAGAACAGTAAAAATACCTAAAACGGTGAATAGAGTTGTTTGCTCTGGAGCCGGTGCTTTGAGACAAATATCATATTTAAAAGCTACTGATTTAGTTGTTGGTGTTGAAACAATTGACCACGACAGCGCTTTTGGTAGGCCATACACTATTGCAAATTACGAAACATTTAAAGAATTACCAATCACCGGTTTAGGTGGTGGTAAAGACGTAGGAAATGGTCCTTACCCAGAAGCTACATTAGTTGTAAAACCTGATGTAGTATTCGTAGTAAACATTGATGCTACAAAAGCAGACAGCATTCAAGAAAAATTGGGCATTCCAGTTGTAGTTTTAGCATACGATGAAATTACAAACTTCAATGATGAAAAATTATTTAATTCCCTTACAATAGCAGGTAAGATATTAGATAGAAACGAAAGAGCTGAAGAACTCATTAATATATTTAAAGATTATCAAGCAGATTTAACCAAAAGAACTGCAGGAGTTACAGAAAAACCAACTGTTTATGTTGGAGGTATTTGTAACAGAGGTTCACACGGTGTAGACAGTACAAAAGGTATTTTCCCACCATTTGAAGCTATAGGACTTCACAACATTGTAACCAAACCAGGACACAGCTTTATTAATCCTGAAACATTGGTTGCTGAAAACCCTGATTATATATTCATAGATGAAGGTAGCTTTGAAAACATTGAAAAAGACTACAACGAAAACCCTGAATACTATGCTTCATTGGGTGCATTCCAAAACGGAAAAGTTTACTGTACATTGCCATACACCTACTACAGTACTAATTATGGTACTGCAATCGTAGACGCTTACTATATTGGTAAAGTTGTTTACCCTGAACAGTTTGCGGATATTAATCCAGAAGAAAAAGCAGACGAAATCTACACTGCAATTGTAGGTAAACCTGTTTACAATGAAATGGCAAAAACCTACGGTGGATTTGCTAAATTCGATGAATTAGTAAATAAAAATTAA
- a CDS encoding FecCD family ABC transporter permease has product MDSNNSNDILKLYKKKNLQKIILGLILIVLLIIVSIYSICTGEYQLSIMDIINSILGNGSVASDLVIWNIRIPRVLAAIVAGISLAVSGAVMQCVLRNPLASPFTMGVSQGAMFGACVAIMLLGVGSADSHGSIVVDNFQAVSLFAFLGSLIGVFVVLGLTKLRRLSPESMILAGVAMSSLFTAGTTLLQYFADEMQLAAMVYWTFGDLGRAGWTEIMVMFGIAIISMIYFIYKRWDYNALESGEETAKSVGVNTERTRLVGMIMASLVTSVCVSFLGIIGFIGLICPHLVRIVVGGDYRYLIPLSALVGAVIVTFSDVISTTILSPIVLPVGILTSFLGAPMFLYLLMRMYKK; this is encoded by the coding sequence ATGGACTCTAATAATTCAAACGATATATTAAAATTATATAAGAAGAAAAATTTACAAAAAATAATCCTTGGATTAATTTTGATAGTATTGTTAATAATCGTGAGCATTTACTCGATATGTACTGGAGAATATCAACTTTCAATTATGGATATAATAAATTCCATATTGGGAAACGGTAGTGTGGCTTCAGACCTAGTTATTTGGAATATCAGGATTCCTCGAGTTCTTGCAGCAATTGTCGCAGGGATAAGCCTTGCAGTTTCTGGTGCTGTTATGCAGTGCGTACTTAGAAACCCACTTGCTTCACCATTTACAATGGGTGTTTCACAGGGGGCAATGTTTGGTGCCTGTGTTGCAATTATGCTTTTAGGTGTAGGAAGTGCAGATAGTCACGGTTCAATTGTAGTGGATAACTTTCAAGCAGTTTCATTGTTTGCATTCCTTGGTTCATTAATTGGGGTTTTCGTAGTATTGGGGTTAACCAAGTTAAGAAGATTATCACCAGAATCTATGATTTTAGCAGGGGTTGCAATGAGCTCCTTATTCACTGCAGGTACAACATTATTACAATACTTTGCAGATGAAATGCAACTTGCAGCTATGGTATATTGGACCTTTGGGGATTTAGGTCGTGCAGGTTGGACTGAAATAATGGTTATGTTTGGTATTGCGATTATTTCGATGATTTACTTTATATATAAGCGATGGGACTACAATGCCCTCGAAAGTGGTGAAGAAACAGCTAAATCAGTAGGCGTTAACACAGAAAGAACAAGATTAGTAGGTATGATAATGGCGTCACTTGTAACGTCTGTTTGTGTTTCATTCCTGGGAATTATTGGGTTTATTGGTTTAATTTGTCCTCACTTGGTTAGAATTGTAGTAGGTGGAGATTATAGATATTTAATACCACTTTCTGCCCTTGTAGGTGCAGTAATTGTTACCTTCTCAGATGTGATTTCTACAACAATTCTTTCACCGATAGTATTACCAGTAGGTATCCTAACTTCATTCTTAGGTGCTCCGATGTTCCTTTACTTATTAATGAGGATGTATAAGAAATAA
- the proS gene encoding proline--tRNA ligase: MEFSEWYGEILETAKIYDLRYPIKGCGVYLPYGFKIRRYSFEILRDLLDSTNHDETLFPMLIPETLLAKEGEHIKGFEDEVFWVTHGGKNELDVRLALRPTSETAIYHMMKQWLKVHTDLPFKLYQTVNTFRYETKHTRPLIRLREIMTFNEAHTAHSTKEECEAQVKEGMYVYSSFFESLAIPVLISKRPEWDKFPGAEYTTAYDTIYPDGKTMQIGTVHNLGQHFAKTFDLEFETAEGEKDYVYQSCYGISDRVIASIIAIHGDKNGLVIPPKVAPIQIAMVPLLFKGKEEIVLEKSNELYDKLKKFARIELDTRDIRPGRKFNDWELKGVPLRIELGPRDLENDKVMIFRRDTNEKFDVAIADLTAEYLVDLMETVTSDMAKKAYDAFLGHIEILNIEGIDNESLVETIKEALNNRKVVLIPFDEKLYNEEFEEQIGASILGECEFEGTKYISIAKTY; encoded by the coding sequence TTGGAATTCTCCGAATGGTATGGCGAAATCTTAGAAACTGCTAAAATATACGATTTAAGGTACCCTATTAAAGGTTGCGGAGTATATTTGCCATACGGATTTAAAATAAGAAGATATTCATTTGAAATACTTAGAGATTTGTTGGATTCTACAAATCACGACGAAACACTATTTCCTATGTTAATACCTGAAACTTTACTTGCAAAAGAAGGCGAACACATTAAAGGATTTGAAGACGAAGTATTTTGGGTAACACACGGCGGTAAAAACGAATTAGATGTTAGATTAGCTTTAAGACCTACCTCAGAAACAGCTATTTACCATATGATGAAACAATGGCTTAAAGTTCACACTGATTTACCATTTAAATTATACCAAACCGTTAACACGTTTAGATACGAAACAAAGCACACGAGACCTTTGATAAGACTTAGAGAAATTATGACCTTTAACGAGGCGCACACAGCTCATAGTACCAAAGAAGAATGTGAAGCTCAGGTTAAAGAAGGAATGTACGTATACAGTAGTTTCTTTGAATCTCTCGCAATCCCTGTTTTAATTTCAAAAAGACCAGAATGGGACAAATTCCCAGGTGCTGAATACACGACCGCTTACGATACAATATATCCAGACGGAAAAACCATGCAAATCGGTACAGTGCACAATTTAGGTCAACATTTTGCTAAAACCTTTGACTTAGAGTTTGAAACTGCAGAAGGCGAAAAAGACTACGTTTACCAAAGTTGCTACGGTATTTCCGATAGAGTTATTGCTTCAATTATTGCAATTCACGGCGATAAAAACGGACTCGTAATTCCTCCAAAAGTTGCCCCAATTCAAATTGCAATGGTTCCTTTATTATTCAAAGGCAAAGAAGAAATAGTTCTTGAGAAATCTAATGAATTATATGATAAATTGAAAAAGTTCGCAAGAATTGAGTTGGATACAAGAGATATTAGACCAGGACGTAAATTTAATGATTGGGAGTTAAAAGGTGTTCCATTAAGAATCGAATTAGGTCCAAGAGATTTAGAAAATGACAAAGTAATGATATTCAGAAGGGATACAAACGAAAAATTCGACGTAGCCATTGCGGACTTAACCGCCGAATATCTTGTTGATTTAATGGAAACAGTTACTTCAGATATGGCCAAAAAAGCTTACGACGCATTCTTAGGACATATTGAAATATTGAATATCGAAGGTATTGATAACGAATCATTAGTTGAAACCATAAAAGAAGCTTTAAACAATAGAAAAGTTGTATTAATTCCATTCGATGAAAAATTGTACAATGAAGAATTTGAAGAGCAAATTGGTGCTTCGATACTCGGAGAATGCGAATTTGAAGGAACAAAATATATTTCAATTGCGAAAACATACTAA
- the psmB gene encoding archaeal proteasome endopeptidase complex subunit beta: MSEEYKYMKGTTTVGIACTDGVVLATDKRATMGNLIADKEAKKLYPIDEYIAMTIAGSVGDAQSLVRIISAETKIYKMRTGNNMSPLACTTLMSNVLHGNRHFPLMNQLIVGGYDVCNDEPQLYSLDAVGGINEETTFTSTGSGSPTAYGVLESEYTSKIKTAGALKLAVRAISSAMKRDAYSGNGISLAKIDKNGVKLYSEKEIETILKKTEKK, from the coding sequence ATGTCTGAAGAATACAAATATATGAAAGGTACTACAACAGTAGGTATTGCTTGTACTGACGGCGTAGTGTTGGCAACAGATAAAAGAGCGACAATGGGAAACCTTATTGCAGATAAAGAAGCTAAAAAATTGTACCCTATCGATGAGTATATTGCAATGACAATTGCAGGTAGCGTTGGAGATGCTCAGTCACTTGTAAGAATTATATCCGCAGAAACAAAAATCTACAAAATGAGAACTGGTAACAATATGTCACCTTTGGCTTGTACAACCTTAATGAGTAATGTTTTACACGGTAACAGACATTTCCCATTAATGAACCAGCTTATAGTTGGCGGTTACGATGTTTGTAACGACGAACCTCAATTATACTCACTTGATGCAGTGGGTGGAATTAATGAAGAAACAACCTTTACGTCAACTGGTTCAGGTTCGCCTACCGCTTACGGTGTTTTAGAATCAGAATACACTTCTAAAATAAAAACAGCGGGTGCTTTAAAATTAGCTGTAAGGGCTATATCATCAGCTATGAAAAGAGACGCTTATTCAGGAAATGGAATTTCACTTGCTAAAATCGATAAAAATGGCGTAAAACTCTATTCTGAAAAAGAAATTGAAACTATTTTGAAAAAAACAGAAAAGAAATAA
- a CDS encoding DUF354 domain-containing protein: MTTDVWIDLTNSPHIHYFSRLIEKLEKEGLEYILTARKFQSLEDLINIYGYEYVSFGEHSSTLSGKLVNSTNRIMELTKFISRKENVPKVAVAKHSVELPRVSFGLNIPSIFVLDNETAVAQNKLTLPLVDELICPIGTKNKLDVIQKNKNISYFDINSILSFEGTCEVANINSRSKSDKYPIDNAILYELGIDTELPTIVLRSCPNSSYCTGKTDLLPKIIEELLDKIGCNLVVFPRTRKQREIYSKYDNIIIPKTIDALSLLHFSNMMIGAGGTMNREAAVMGIPTISCYPETLLGVDEYLTEKGYMVHTTDLSEIIDYAITNIGVKNKVADLEDPTELMFQKICEKMSR; encoded by the coding sequence ATGACTACTGACGTATGGATTGATTTAACAAATTCCCCTCATATACATTACTTTTCAAGGTTAATAGAAAAGTTAGAGAAAGAAGGACTCGAATATATATTAACGGCTCGTAAATTTCAAAGTTTAGAGGATTTAATAAATATTTACGGCTATGAGTACGTTTCTTTTGGGGAACACTCAAGTACTTTAAGTGGAAAGCTCGTAAATTCTACAAACCGGATAATGGAGCTTACAAAATTTATTTCTAGGAAAGAAAATGTACCCAAGGTAGCTGTAGCTAAACACTCTGTGGAGCTTCCAAGGGTTTCTTTTGGTTTAAATATACCTTCAATATTCGTTTTAGACAATGAAACAGCTGTAGCTCAAAATAAATTGACGTTACCTCTCGTAGACGAACTAATATGTCCGATAGGTACGAAAAATAAATTAGATGTTATCCAAAAAAATAAAAATATATCTTATTTTGATATAAACAGTATTTTATCATTTGAGGGCACCTGTGAAGTTGCAAACATAAATTCTAGGTCAAAAAGTGACAAATATCCAATTGATAATGCCATATTATATGAATTAGGTATTGATACAGAATTACCAACCATTGTGTTACGTTCTTGCCCTAATTCTTCATACTGTACTGGAAAAACAGACTTATTACCAAAAATCATTGAAGAATTACTTGACAAAATAGGTTGTAATCTTGTTGTATTTCCAAGAACTAGGAAACAAAGGGAAATTTACTCAAAATATGACAATATTATTATCCCCAAGACCATAGACGCACTTTCGTTATTGCATTTTTCAAATATGATGATAGGTGCAGGCGGTACAATGAATAGAGAGGCTGCAGTAATGGGCATTCCTACAATTTCATGTTATCCGGAAACTTTGCTTGGGGTAGACGAATATTTAACTGAAAAGGGTTATATGGTTCATACAACCGATTTAAGTGAGATTATAGATTATGCAATAACCAATATCGGTGTTAAAAATAAGGTGGCTGATTTAGAAGACCCAACTGAGTTAATGTTCCAAAAAATTTGTGAAAAAATGAGTAGATAA
- a CDS encoding methanogenesis marker 12 protein: MAFVGIDHGTSGVTTCIEYNNGEKKFFKLKRTELKSKSKSYIEELKKYVDLNEIKLMGVCYSMGDGINKITDIQKVSNRGVLNLEGIGEKVGGGTIVYDEIKDSGIPAVLIPGLHKNVASMDKRFNALYSHIASPEKISIAYNAFKTFGYNDFVLSDISSNTVTLLIKDGMIFGGFDACVGASGILHGPLDLELIREIDLGKIDANSAFSKAGVVKIANLYEGVEDTKKAIMGKYNSDENCKLALDSLVLSVCMEINSLMFLNSSNKVVLAGSIGTWKDEKENIDVSNMIDEMLNKNKIDISVLDGESAAEGSVLIAKDIYNGVKDILGIEIDYSIN, encoded by the coding sequence ATGGCATTTGTAGGAATAGACCACGGCACATCTGGCGTAACAACCTGTATCGAATATAATAACGGAGAAAAGAAATTTTTTAAGTTAAAGAGAACCGAACTTAAATCAAAATCAAAATCATACATAGAAGAATTAAAAAAGTATGTGGATTTAAATGAAATTAAATTAATGGGCGTTTGTTATTCAATGGGGGATGGAATAAATAAAATAACTGACATACAAAAAGTTTCAAACCGAGGGGTTTTAAATCTTGAAGGAATCGGCGAAAAAGTGGGCGGGGGAACTATCGTATACGATGAAATAAAAGATTCTGGAATACCTGCGGTTTTAATACCGGGATTACATAAAAACGTTGCTTCAATGGATAAAAGGTTCAATGCGCTCTACTCGCATATTGCTTCACCGGAAAAAATATCTATTGCCTACAATGCTTTTAAAACATTTGGTTACAATGACTTCGTACTTTCAGATATTTCATCAAATACTGTGACTTTGTTAATAAAAGATGGTATGATATTTGGGGGCTTTGATGCTTGTGTCGGTGCTTCAGGTATTTTGCATGGTCCTTTGGACTTAGAATTAATTAGGGAAATTGACTTAGGTAAAATTGACGCTAATAGTGCTTTTTCTAAGGCTGGAGTCGTTAAAATTGCTAATTTATATGAAGGTGTCGAAGATACCAAAAAAGCCATAATGGGAAAATACAATAGCGACGAAAATTGTAAATTGGCACTTGATAGCCTAGTTTTAAGTGTTTGTATGGAGATAAATTCTTTAATGTTTTTAAATTCCTCGAATAAAGTTGTTTTAGCTGGTTCAATTGGAACTTGGAAAGATGAAAAAGAAAATATCGACGTATCAAATATGATAGATGAAATGTTAAATAAAAATAAAATTGATATTTCAGTATTAGATGGCGAAAGTGCCGCAGAAGGCAGTGTTTTAATTGCAAAAGATATATACAATGGCGTAAAAGATATTTTAGGCATAGAAATTGATTATTCAATAAATTGA
- a CDS encoding acetate uptake transporter: protein MNLNEKLANPAPLGLMGFGMTTILLNLHNAGLFELGSMILTMGIFYGGLAQVIAGILEFKKGNTFGTTAFTSYGMFWLSLIGLILLPTLGLGQAPENIAMVSYLGIWGLFTLGMFLITLKGSNKQLQLIFGTLALLFFLLALGDYTGSAMIKTLAGYEGIFCGMTAIGSALYQVKESVVNP from the coding sequence ATGAATTTAAATGAAAAATTAGCAAACCCTGCACCATTAGGTCTTATGGGCTTTGGAATGACGACTATACTTTTAAATCTTCACAATGCCGGTCTTTTTGAACTTGGTTCTATGATATTAACCATGGGTATATTTTACGGCGGACTTGCACAGGTTATCGCGGGAATCTTAGAATTTAAAAAAGGAAATACTTTTGGAACTACTGCTTTTACGTCATATGGTATGTTTTGGCTTTCGTTAATAGGTTTAATACTATTACCAACATTAGGATTAGGACAAGCTCCTGAAAACATTGCGATGGTATCCTATTTAGGTATTTGGGGCTTATTCACATTAGGAATGTTTTTAATAACATTAAAAGGAAGTAACAAACAGTTACAGTTGATTTTTGGAACTTTGGCGCTTTTATTCTTCTTATTAGCACTTGGCGACTACACAGGGAGCGCTATGATAAAAACTTTAGCAGGATATGAAGGTATATTCTGTGGTATGACTGCAATAGGCTCTGCATTATATCAGGTAAAAGAAAGTGTTGTAAACCCTTAA
- a CDS encoding ferritin-like domain-containing protein, with protein sequence MELVNEHKIGVSKDTPMEKEVMANFKGECAEVGMYLAMARQAQREGYPEIAEVLKTMAWEEAEHASKFAEMNEVIKPTLKENIEMMYKGEMMANKEKKAAADMAESHNLEHVHDFFEESSRDEARHAKMLKGILDRYLNE encoded by the coding sequence ATGGAATTAGTGAACGAACACAAAATCGGAGTTTCAAAAGACACCCCTATGGAAAAAGAGGTAATGGCTAACTTTAAAGGAGAATGTGCAGAAGTAGGTATGTATTTAGCTATGGCAAGACAAGCTCAGAGAGAAGGTTACCCAGAAATCGCAGAAGTTTTAAAAACAATGGCATGGGAAGAAGCAGAACACGCTTCAAAATTTGCTGAAATGAACGAAGTAATTAAGCCAACATTAAAAGAAAACATTGAAATGATGTACAAAGGCGAAATGATGGCTAACAAAGAGAAAAAAGCTGCAGCAGATATGGCAGAAAGCCATAATTTAGAGCACGTACATGATTTCTTTGAAGAAAGTTCAAGAGACGAAGCAAGACACGCTAAAATGTTAAAGGGAATACTTGACAGATATTTAAACGAATAA